In Chitinivorax sp. B, the DNA window TGGCGATCGCCCCGGTGACGCTGCGGATGCTGCTGCCAATCGCCTCCCCGCCCGCCAACAGCGCCTGCGCCCCCAAACCCGCCGCCAACCCCGCCAGCAAGGCCACACCAAATCCACAGGTGAAGGTCGCGAACGCCACTGCCGCAATCAGTGCCACGCCCAGCAGGGCTCCCATCAAAAATCCCGCCAGCGCGCTGCTGTGGCTGATCGGGTCCCCTACCCTCGCCGCTTCGTACATGTAGATGCTATTCCTTAGACTTCAGTTGTTTGATCGATTGCTGCAATGCCTTGGTGGTGGGTGATACAGACTGCGCTCAGGCACCTCTTGGCACGAAGCTGCCCAACCACTCATCCCACAGCTGATCGAAGGTTGCATCCAACGCATGCGCGCAGCTTGCGGAAAAAATCAACGCCCGCTCCGGGCTGATCAAGAATGCAGCCTGACGTTGCCAAACAGTGACTTTGCCATTCTTATAGTGGGCATCAATATGTTCACCTTCAATCGACTGGCTGTCACGCCCCAGCACCGCAACCTGACGCCGATCAACCTTATGGCCGGTCAACTTGGACTTCATGATGCCCAACTGTCGATCGACATATGTTGTCAACGTTTCACCGTCCAGCAGCTGATCCCGGGCAATGCTCAGATTCGGTGCACTGGCCGTTCGATCCAGCACGATAAATACATTGGCAGTACGGTCACTAAAGCCTGCGGGCAACACAATGCTACCCTCATGCAGATGGTACAGGTCATTTTCGGTATTGCTCATCGCTTCACTGTTCTTGGATTGAAATGACGGACATCAACCACGCTGACCGGCCATCTTGCCGGCCAGGTCGCTGTTATTTATTGATATTGACTGGCGCGCCCTGAATGATATGTTGCGCAGTCGAGGTCGACGTGATGGTCGTCCCGTTGATCTTGATGTTGACACCCTGAATATCGATATTGCCATCTTTATCCATGGTGATCTTGCTTGATCCGACTTCCAGCGTAATGGTGGTTTCCGCCTTGATCTTCACATATTGCGTTTCTGCAGTCAGATCGATGTACTGCTTGGCCTTGGCATCAATATAGGCATCAGTCGACTGAAACGAGATCTGTTGTTTGACCTTGGTTCGTTGGTAGCCGCTGGTGACATCGACAGTATGTTCCGGCCCATTGATGACGGTATTCTTTTTATTCTGTACCGTCGTGACCATATCCTTTTGAGAATGGATATTGATCAGCTCGCTGCCCTTGGTGTCGTGAATCACCATTTCACTGAATCCCCCACCACCTGGGGTGGAACGGCTCTTGAAACCCATCATGTGGGCGCCGTCGGGCAGCTTG includes these proteins:
- a CDS encoding DUF1795 domain-containing protein; this translates as MSNTENDLYHLHEGSIVLPAGFSDRTANVFIVLDRTASAPNLSIARDQLLDGETLTTYVDRQLGIMKSKLTGHKVDRRQVAVLGRDSQSIEGEHIDAHYKNGKVTVWQRQAAFLISPERALIFSASCAHALDATFDQLWDEWLGSFVPRGA
- the tssI gene encoding type VI secretion system tip protein TssI/VgrG; the protein is AAQIAPQSLARFPLSLVRIAISRIHLIAQQDLERGGPKGQEIHTDQYGRIKVQFHWDRHGRRDERSSCWIRVSQPWAGQGWGTVAIPRIAQEVIIDFLEGDPDRPICTGRLFNADQPAPYKLPDGAHMMGFKSRSTPGGGGFSEMVIHDTKGSELINIHSQKDMVTTVQNKKNTVINGPEHTVDVTSGYQRTKVKQQISFQSTDAYIDAKAKQYIDLTAETQYVKIKAETTITLEVGSSKITMDKDGNIDIQGVNIKINGTTITSTSTAQHIIQGAPVNINK